A stretch of Paludisphaera borealis DNA encodes these proteins:
- a CDS encoding GntR family transcriptional regulator — protein MILIDLSESDGRPIYGRISDRIKFAIAGDVLRPGEMAPSVRELSKQLVVNPNTVARSYRDLQAEGLLEPVRGTGLQVAEGAPEKCRSARSVYVRTRLRGAIDEARGTGLDPAEIETILHEEWAKARDAASQPNGRGA, from the coding sequence GATTTACGGGCGGATCTCCGACAGGATCAAATTCGCGATCGCCGGCGACGTCTTGCGTCCGGGGGAGATGGCGCCGTCGGTCCGCGAATTGTCAAAGCAGTTGGTGGTGAACCCGAACACGGTGGCCCGGTCGTACCGGGACTTGCAGGCCGAGGGGCTGCTGGAGCCGGTGCGGGGGACGGGTTTGCAGGTGGCGGAAGGGGCGCCCGAGAAGTGTCGGTCGGCCCGGAGCGTCTACGTCCGGACCCGGCTTCGCGGGGCGATCGACGAGGCGCGGGGGACGGGGCTCGACCCCGCCGAGATCGAGACGATTTTGCATGAGGAATGGGCCAAGGCACGTGACGCGGCCAGTCAGCCGAACGGGAGGGGGGCGTGA
- a CDS encoding ABC transporter ATP-binding protein: protein MTTTDANATISIEKVSKHYRDQTALDGLSLTVPEGSVFGLLGENGAGKTTTLQILLGLIAADGGYARVLGLDPAKDGLEIRRRVGYVPELPALYDWMTVSEMGWFAAGFHPEAVTGTAPYQTRYADLAQGFGLPPKRKIKALSKGMRAKVSLSLALAANPKLLILDEPTSGLDTMVRREFLESMVDLAADGRTVLLSSHQIAEVERVASHVALLHQGKLILAEPLDELRAHTFLLAVNFQTRDHDPAPPASLPLELIDAADAPRQAHWLVRARDRAACDTVRHLPGVESLQIESPGLEEIYIGYMRGRRPAPAPPTSAIHVA from the coding sequence ATGACGACGACCGACGCGAACGCGACGATCTCCATTGAGAAAGTGAGCAAGCATTATCGCGATCAGACGGCCCTCGACGGGCTCTCGCTGACGGTTCCCGAAGGTTCGGTCTTCGGCCTCCTGGGCGAGAACGGCGCGGGGAAGACGACGACCTTGCAGATCCTGTTGGGCCTGATCGCGGCCGACGGCGGCTACGCTCGCGTGCTCGGTCTCGACCCGGCCAAGGACGGGCTCGAAATCCGCCGCCGGGTCGGATACGTGCCCGAGCTGCCGGCGCTCTACGACTGGATGACGGTTTCCGAGATGGGCTGGTTCGCCGCCGGATTCCACCCCGAGGCGGTCACCGGAACCGCGCCGTACCAGACTCGCTACGCCGACCTGGCGCAGGGGTTCGGTCTGCCCCCCAAGCGGAAGATCAAGGCGCTCTCGAAGGGGATGCGGGCGAAGGTGTCGCTGTCGTTGGCGCTCGCCGCCAATCCGAAGCTCTTGATCCTCGACGAGCCGACGTCGGGCCTCGACACGATGGTCCGCCGCGAGTTCCTCGAAAGCATGGTCGACCTGGCCGCCGACGGCCGGACGGTCTTGCTTTCCAGCCACCAGATCGCCGAGGTCGAGCGCGTCGCCAGCCACGTGGCGCTCTTGCACCAGGGGAAGCTGATCCTGGCCGAGCCGCTCGACGAGCTGCGGGCGCATACGTTTCTGCTGGCGGTCAACTTCCAGACCCGCGACCACGACCCGGCGCCGCCGGCGAGCCTGCCGCTGGAGCTGATCGACGCGGCCGACGCCCCGCGCCAGGCGCACTGGCTGGTGCGCGCCCGCGACCGCGCGGCCTGCGACACGGTCCGCCACCTGCCGGGGGTCGAGTCGTTGCAGATCGAGTCGCCCGGCCTCGAAGAAATCTACATCGGCTACATGCGCGGCCGACGCCCCGCGCCGGCGCCGCCCACCAGTGCGATCCACGTCGCCTGA